Genomic window (Salvelinus fontinalis isolate EN_2023a chromosome 3, ASM2944872v1, whole genome shotgun sequence):
agtgttttctatccaatagtaataataatatgcatattgtacgagcaagaattgagaacgaggccgtttaaattgggcacgattatcccccaaagtgaaaacagcgccctctgtcctcaacattAAGGAGTATTTTGGTCCTAGACTaagtgctccggtaccgcttgtcgtgcggtagcagagaaaacagtctatgacctgggtgactggagtctctgacaattttatgggctttcctctgacaccgcctattatataggtcctggatggcaagaagcttgacCCCAGTCATGTGCTGGgccgtaagcactaccctctgtagcgccttacggtcagataacATTATTTGAGACATTTTATTAGTTTCTCTCTGTTTATATGTTTCAATATTGTTTCTCTAAACCATACCAATAAATATGACTTTATGAAGTGAAAAAATTTCCCCCCCCCCGGTCAAATTATTGGAGATATATGGTAGGGGTCAGTTAAGGAAAGGTAGATACACAGTAGCAATTCTGCGCGTTGAAACAAACGGATTGGGAATTCTCTTACGAGAGTCTCTGGGTCTCTACATCGGGAGTAATTGGATTTGAGAGCACTGATCCGCTGTCACCGTATGGGCTGGGGCGCTTTCGGTAAACCTATATTCCTGCACCCCGCGCTCTGGCACTTGGCATCGGGTCCATCGTTCGCGTGACAGACGGGTTACAGAGAACAGCCGTTTTCACTCAGACGTTTTGGTAAGTCTGGTGGTTAGTCGTTGTCTGGTGGTCTCCGTCGCCTATAGCTTATGTTTTGGTAATATGTCTGCAACTGTATCTGAATGTTATTATGGCATTTTATAATACAGCTCTGTATTTCTGTTATGACGTATGCAGACCGTGATACGGGCACGTAAGCTCCAGACATGTGGCGCAGCGTAATTCGTAGCGCTGTCAAATCTCAAATCAGCAGGAACGGATACAGTGAAAATTGTCTACACCCTGGACGCAGACTGAATAAAATAGTCAGTGCTGTTTATTAGCTAGACAAATACAGAATTGTTGATGGGGTTGGGGCTATACGGTATGGGTTGGGGTAGCCTACCATATATCTTGATTTTGGGCTTAGGCTAACAGTTACGTTACAGTGCAGTGTTAATATTATCAGCTCTCCTCAACAGTTGTTATAATTTGCATCCCATCAAAACCTTTTCCTCATTGTGTTACATTAGAACCTGTCTGTCTTCCACCTGTTGGCTACAATAGAATGCTGTGCACTGCACACCGTTGAAGACCATTGTTACAACTCAGGTGTTATACCAGTAGAATAACCCACGCATTAATTACCCTTTAACTAATTACCCTTTTACTAAATCTATTTTACTTTGAAAAGCTAAATTAACATAGTTTACGGCCTGTCTAATGGTTATTCTCATTAGACAGGTTCTAACTGggcggcaggtggttagagcgttgggtagagcgtagtggttagagcgttgggccagtaaccggaaagattgctggatcgaatccctgagctgacaaggtgaaaatctgtctttctgcccatgaacaaggcagttaacccactgttccccggtaggccgtcattaaataagaatttcttcttaactggcTAGTTaactaaaggttaaataaaaataataacaaaaTCTCTCATTCCACTGGAATAATACCTACTCTTTGTCCTCTCACATTCACTTCTGTATGTAATGCTTTATTTCTGTTGTCTCAGCTGAATACTAAGTTTAAGTGCAGGAGGGATGTCACAGTCCTGTTGGTGGGAGATGAATGCCAGGTTTGTTAGTAGCAAAACAATCTTCAATGTCAGAGACCCAAGCAGATACTGTATGTAAAACAGAGTATTGTGGCCACTGTTGTCGACTTCATCACTCGACAGTTATTCCCATGACCCCTCCtcctgctgctgtctgtctcaaTCCCAGTCCAGATAACTGGGAGAACTGGTGAGGCTGGAAAAGCTGGCATGTTACTGTGCAGCTACGGTACGCTACTGCAGTAATCTCCTCCTTCTCTCGGGACTTAGTGAGGAGGCTGACAGTAGCAGATGGGTCCAGGGCACCAGGCTAATAGGCTCACTGACTCAGTGGGATGGCCAGTTTGAAGGCCTGTATACTACTAGTTGTCTGACCCCATACCATCAAttagacctacagtacagtagggcATATCTTTGCTCCAGTCCACCTTTGTTTCCGTCTAACCCTGATAAGGCTGTGTTGGAGCAATGGGGGATAAAGCCATGTCAGAGCCAGTGTCCTCACTGCCTTATGGTTTTGGCCACATTTGTCAGTTGACATATTTGTAGGATATCTCTGGCACAAATGTAAATCCATGAGGTCAACTGTGATGGCACTTGTTCTCTCCCAGACATTGACATGGCAGCACGTCCAGACTTCCAACGTGAGGGGAGGGGTGAGAAGaacctgtctcccctgtctcgcCTCCCCCATGAGCGGGTGACCCTGATGGTGGACGGGACTCACTTTGTGGTGGACCCCGCCCTGTTCACCGCCCACCCTGACACCATGCTGGGGAGGTAAAGTCCAGACCCCTAAGCATCACAATCTGTGTGTCAGATTTAGActattttattatattataacagactgAGATTGTGCTAGCCCACTGACCTAAATCAGCCATAGCCTTAGcgcaagtcttcaggtctcaggccaGGTTAGTCATCAGGCACGCGTGGATCACCACCGTGTCCAATACAGTAGTACAGCCTATTATTAGACCAGGGACAGATAAAGAAGAAACACTAACAAAACCCTAATCCCTCAGGAATCATTTCAGAGTGGTTTGTTTCTAGTCTCAGAGAGTGATGTTTACTCTGACCCATTGGCCATTTGGGTTAATCTGGGCTAATAATCTGAGATTGGTCAAATATTACCCAGGAATATTCCTCTCATTAACACCTTCTCTCGCATACACAATGGAGGCATTGTTATGATTCAGGTTTCAGGtgtgacccagatgcagacagtgttgaagaaacaaaagtttatttatagtacaggggcaggcaaacgacaggtgaAAGACAGGCAGAGGTTAGTAATCCAGAGAGGCTGCAAaaggtccagaacggcaggcagtctcagggtcagggcaggcaggggtcaataatccagtgaggtggggcaaggtatagaacggcaggcagactcagggtcagggaaggcagaacggtcaaaaccgggaaggactagaaaacaggagcaagaacagacaggagcaggggaacaaacgctggtaggtttcacgaaacaaaacaaactggcaacagacaaacagagaacacaggtataaatacactggggataatggggaagatgggcgacaactggagggggggtggagacaaacacaaagacaggtgaaacagatcagggtgtgacaacactGTACTAAAGAAAGGAAATAAGACTTGAATGGTAACTGGACATCTACACAGACAAGGCTTTCAACATGCATTAAACTCGGAAATGCTTATTGTGAGGACATTTAGtataatgaaataaataaataacacattTGAATTCTCAGGATGTTTGGTCCTGCCCGTCACTTCACCCGGCCAAACGCCAAGGGAGAGTATGAGATCGCTGAGGGAATCGGAGCCAGCATATTCAAAGTCGTCCTGGTGTGTTTCACTTAAAATAGTTCCCCTGAGTTATGAAATTGCTTATATCTTCCCTTACCTAAACTAACCtactgtgtttctctctcccccctcttcctctctgtcccttgactctctctctcattctttctccctctctcgcagGACTTTTACAAAGGGGGTATCCTGCAGTGTCCAGAGGGGGTGTCAGTGTCTGAGCTCAGAGAAGCGTGTGACTACCTCTGTATTAACTTTGACTACAGTACCGTCAGGTGCAGAGACCTCAGTGAGTAGCACAGTCACACCGGGTTTGACCAGGGTCCAGTTTAAAACCGAAACGTTGAGTAATGTTATGCAATTATTGCATGCACAGTTTTTAAAATGAAGTTAAACCACTTTTCAAAACCTGTTCCTAATTGCCGAGTCTTCTTCATCTTGAATTTTCACTATTGaaatatacattttgccatgtacAAGAGACTATGATGTCAAATCAGAGGTCATAGTTCAAATGGTGTGACCATTCGTTCCTGTCCCAGGCGCATTGCTGCATGAGCTGTCCAACGACGGTGCAAAGCGTCAGTTTGATGTCTTCCTAGAGGAGCTAGTTGTTCCGGTGATGGTGTCTAGTGctcaggagggggagagggagtgtcACATCGTAGTTCTCACAGATGATGACATAGTGGATTGGGACCATGACAACCCTCCACCCATGGGAGAGGAGTACTCACAGAGTAAGTGACCTAGTCCTTCACCTCTCTCAGGGTAATTATAATGAATCATACATTATTAATAAAATAGATCATTGACATGTATATTTCGGACAGTGCTGTTTGTTTCATTTTCTATACTTTAGACTTTTGAGAATCTAGAGCCCCAACCTTTTTTGGAAAATAATTATTAATAATTTTGGAGTGAGCACTTTGTTCAATATTATTTCCTGTTCTCGCTCTCTTAAATGTGCCCAGTTCTGTACAGCACCAAGCTCTACCGCTTCTTCAAGTACATAGAGAACAGAGATGTGGCCAAAGCACTGTTAAAGGAGAGAGGACTGAAGAACATTCGCATCGGCATTGAGGGTGAGTCCGTTACCATGTCCCAAATCAACCCGCTAGCCCTCAGCCTCTTCTCCTAGCCTCTTCTGCTTAGGTGTCTGAATATCTGAAAGAAACAAATAGGTATAAGAAATAAGGCTtagattcaatccgtatcgcggaaGATCCATGCTATATATGGGTTAGCAGATGAAAAGGATGCACATGTTTTAATGGGGACGAAGTccatgttttgttgtgattctggatggcaaGATAGCTAGTAACATTGAGCGGAATCTTAAGTGGCACGTTTCATCTTGTTATTGATattatgtcttgttttgaggtgttttgtcTGATTTtatgtcaatgctaatatggcaaaacatttgctagctagctaaccaacaactgtaacgatgtatttaagaaacaacaagtgctcattgtgaaaatgtattttCGATATACattggagactaaatatagttgGCATGttatcaacaatctaagccaaccccgtcTGTTTTGCCCTATAGTTGAATACAGAGGTTTTGTTGCTAAGCAACCAACCCGTCTATAGCtagattgaaatttaaaggctaTGTTCCCGCATTTGTGTtacaccctgcatcccactgggcaaaactggttgaatcaaagcTGTTTCCACGttatttcaataaaaaaatatatatgttatgtgatgatgttgaatcaatgtggaaaactgattggatacgcaaaaagtcatcaacgtcaaGACATTCTCCTTTTTTTTCATCCagcttttaacctaaatccaatgacatggtgaaattgtttgttgatttcacgttgaattcacgttagttgacaactcaacagtatttaaatcaaaactacacgttgaactgacgtctgtgcccagtgggatatgtCGTCTCAATcgaaaaacacatttacatttaaattgCGCAATAACACAAATCTTCCGGAATACTTATTGAATCTAGCCCCAAGTCTTCCAATGACATAGGCTACATTGCTACATTTTGCTTCCCTCAAATCTGCAAACCCTACAGAGATACTGAACATGATGTGCGTCTGGTCCTCATGTATCCCAGGGTACCCTACCTGTAAGGAGAAGGTGAAGCGCCGTCCCGGTgggaggtcagaggtcatctATAACTACGTGCAGCGGCCCTTCATCCAGCTGTcctgggagaaggaggaagggaagagTCGGCACGTGGACTTCCAGTGCGTCCGAAGCAAGAGTGTCCCCAACCTCATCGCCTCTCTGGGGGAGCCAACACGACCCGCAGCCACACCCAACCCGCAGGTCGATGAGCTGGATAGGCTGATCAGCCCTGATCCCCGCCCCCAGTCTCAGGCCCCACCCCCACCCACCAATGATAGTTGAGGAGAGGGTAGAAGTTGACCTTGGGTATAGGTTTTTTTTTGTTCCCCTATTGGTCAAGGTCAGGGTTTGGCAAGGTTAAGGTTGCGCTGATACtagggcctagattcaatcagatcaagcattAACCAGCGATAGACGACACCCGCATAGCTGATGTTCTGGCGTGTCGGAGATGTAACTGggttggagctgtcaaatcagTGAGCAGCTGCTCTGGGGATCTCTTGAAGCCACACCGTCCCACTTGTGTTAGAATTTCAGACCGAGAATGTGTAGGCTGTATAGAAATAATGACGCTCAAATTCAAAATCATTAAacaaaataatgaggatttctatcagcctaatcgaggtgtagattacatctcacattccagtgttctaaCTTGTAAACAGGGCTGCATGAGATTTCTGTTAATGCGATACCGTggagccaatggcaatgtccgctttaggtataaCGCCGGGAGCGCCTgttgatttgacagctctaatgcaGTTCCACCTCTGACCTCTATGTGGGTGTCAGCAAGCGCGGATCTGAAAGAATCTAGCCCTAGATCTGTGTTTTGGGGCAACTTCTACCCGAGGCCGTCATCAGTTACCACGTCAGCCTGTCTTCCACTCAGGATGTGTGAGTTTACAGACACACTCAAACAAACCTCCATGACCATACAGTCCAACCCATGTACGCATACAGAAACAGATGCGCATGAAAcacagacatgtacacatgtacgcacacatacacacatggatTTGGACAAGGAGGATGTTTACAGTAGATAACTAGACCTTACTAGAGTATATCTAGTGATTCCTCATTTAGAATgtattatgtcataattatgtcataagtgtgtgtgtgtgctcttttTTTCCTTTTATGACCGATTACATTTTATATGCTTTCTACATTTATATAAAGGTTGCAGTTAATATTATTGTTTAAAGTATTTCCATCGTTTTTGTTCAAAGAATTTGTTCAAGTAATTGTTGCAGCTGCACGGGAAACCGAAATAAAATGATGGCATAGCTAACTTCATGATTTTGTGTTCTGATAAATAAAACCTCAGGTTGACATCTCATAGAAAAGATGGCCATGCTGACAAAGGCATAAAAAAAGAAACAACAGTATGCCCCAGAATTGTACAAATGTTTTATTGAAAGATTAAATTATTTCTCAGCATTTAAAGCTTTTTTTCTCATAGTGAACATGTGTTCTCCTTTGCTGAGAAATATAGTTGAGCTGAAAACATTCAAACCTCATACAGAAGGATTCAataagatacacacacatacacacacagatctaTACATAGTATATGTGTCACCCAGCAGAGAAATGACTGCGGTTTATACATGTACTCATTTGCATATCAATATTTTTCCTTGCTCAAAAGGAACAGCTTGGTGTGAGCATTGATACAAAATATAGGCTATTTTAAAAAACATAAGCAGACGTAATGGGAATTATTGTACCGCCTATTTGGCATGTGCACCTTTTCAAACAGCATTACACTAGTAAGAGTCTATCATGCTAAGCAGCTGCTCAGAGTTTACTTCTCCAGCGGGTACAAAGACCTTAAAGCACTCGAGTGAAAATCAGAACGAGTGGAGAACTAACCGTCAACATCATTCAGTCGTCTATCTGGGGAAAAAATATTGCATCACTTTACACAGGTATTACTACTGGGTTACTATGTGGGAATAAGTACAAGTAGTTCTATAGCACCTACCATTTTAGTCTCTTGAAAAATAAAAGAGTGAGAACAAATGGTTAGTGTTAGGCCTACTACTACCTGACTGCAGTAGTTCATCTAGTAAAAGCTATCCTGTAGTTACTCATGTAAGGTGTAAAGTGAGGCCAAGTTTGTTTTCCTTTTTTTACATAatacgtacatacacacactaacagTGCTGAAAGTGCTTTAACACAGATATATGTGAAAGTTCAAGCTCTATATTTCATATTTGCTGAAGTTTTAAATGTACGTGAAATTCATAAATCCCCAGCATTGTGCATAAAACAGTGGTTCCTTTTTGAGTTAAAAATACTATATGGGGAAAAAACCGTAACATGAGAAGCCTTTCATTAAATACCAGCTTTAGAAAGAgcagctgtaaaaaaaaaatcaagcCCTGTCGGGTGAGCAAAAAGTCTAGAGCCTTCCATCCTGCATACAAACAATTTAACATGAAACAAAAAAAGGGGGATTCCAATTTCAAACTAATGTACAGCTCTTGGCAGTTCTTTGGGTAAGGCATATAAAATGGACATGATGTCTCAAGGTAGTGTCATTCAGACAgctcaacatacacacacaaccagcATTAGTTATATCCCTGAAGACTAGTACTATTTCAATCCAACAAAGCATTCGAATGAACCTTTCTGAAAACGTCTGTATTATGAAAATGATACATTACAAAATGATTAAAGAAATAACAGTTGAGACAACCAACAAAGGCAGTGATGGAGAAGTGCTTCCTCAATAAACCCCttactgaggagtagctagaCTACCATGGAATTTTCCGTCCTTTGTTGAACATTCTCACTCACTCGGACTGATGACATCACAGGAATCACAGAAATAGAATGCTAAAAATAGCATTGTTAGAACTCCTCTCTCCGAGGCAAGCGGTAATCTAATGACGTCACAGGGGTAGTGAGACAGACTGCTGTGAACCTGCCAGCTTCCTAG
Coding sequences:
- the LOC129842952 gene encoding BTB/POZ domain-containing protein KCTD20-like isoform X1, with protein sequence MAARPDFQREGRGEKNLSPLSRLPHERVTLMVDGTHFVVDPALFTAHPDTMLGRMFGPARHFTRPNAKGEYEIAEGIGASIFKVVLDFYKGGILQCPEGVSVSELREACDYLCINFDYSTVRCRDLSALLHELSNDGAKRQFDVFLEELVVPVMVSSAQEGERECHIVVLTDDDIVDWDHDNPPPMGEEYSQILYSTKLYRFFKYIENRDVAKALLKERGLKNIRIGIEGYPTCKEKVKRRPGGRSEVIYNYVQRPFIQLSWEKEEGKSRHVDFQCVRSKSVPNLIASLGEPTRPAATPNPQVDELDRLISPDPRPQSQAPPPPTNDS
- the LOC129842952 gene encoding BTB/POZ domain-containing protein KCTD20-like isoform X2, with translation MFGPARHFTRPNAKGEYEIAEGIGASIFKVVLDFYKGGILQCPEGVSVSELREACDYLCINFDYSTVRCRDLSALLHELSNDGAKRQFDVFLEELVVPVMVSSAQEGERECHIVVLTDDDIVDWDHDNPPPMGEEYSQILYSTKLYRFFKYIENRDVAKALLKERGLKNIRIGIEGYPTCKEKVKRRPGGRSEVIYNYVQRPFIQLSWEKEEGKSRHVDFQCVRSKSVPNLIASLGEPTRPAATPNPQVDELDRLISPDPRPQSQAPPPPTNDS